Proteins encoded within one genomic window of Ottowia sp. SB7-C50:
- a CDS encoding branched-chain amino acid ABC transporter permease → MDLQIALLLVQDGIVNGAIYALMALALVLVFSVTRVIFIPQGEFVAYAALAMAALQSGKLPAVLWMLLALAAITLVVEAVRQARGAEVDWRSTAVWAVVLPALAALMLLVVKPESMLLQVLAVLLLVVPMGPLVYRLAYRPLAHATVLILLIVSVALHLVMVGLGLFFFGAEGSRTTPFSEARWDIGGMTITGQSLVILGVTALLVVGMFFFFERTIVGKALRATAINRVGARLMGIPTSLSGDLSFALAALIGAVSGLLIAPVTTIYYDTGFLIGLKGFVAAIVGGLGSYPLALAGALLVGLLESFSSFWASAFKEVIVFTLIIPVLWWRSLNTHHVEDEE, encoded by the coding sequence ATGGATCTTCAAATCGCCCTGTTGCTGGTGCAGGACGGCATCGTCAATGGCGCCATCTACGCGCTGATGGCGTTGGCCCTGGTGCTGGTGTTTTCGGTGACGCGCGTCATCTTCATCCCGCAGGGCGAATTTGTCGCCTATGCCGCGCTGGCCATGGCGGCGCTGCAGTCGGGCAAGCTGCCGGCCGTGCTGTGGATGCTGCTGGCGCTGGCGGCCATCACGTTGGTGGTCGAGGCGGTGCGCCAGGCGCGCGGCGCCGAGGTCGACTGGCGAAGCACCGCCGTCTGGGCCGTGGTGCTGCCCGCGCTGGCGGCGCTGATGCTGCTGGTCGTCAAGCCCGAGTCCATGCTGCTGCAGGTGCTGGCGGTGCTGCTGCTGGTGGTGCCGATGGGACCGCTCGTCTACCGCCTGGCCTACCGCCCGCTGGCGCATGCCACGGTGTTGATCCTGCTCATCGTGTCGGTGGCGCTGCACCTGGTGATGGTCGGGCTGGGGCTGTTCTTTTTTGGTGCCGAAGGCTCGCGCACCACCCCGTTTTCCGAAGCGCGCTGGGACATCGGCGGCATGACGATCACGGGGCAGTCGCTGGTGATCCTGGGCGTCACGGCGCTGCTGGTGGTGGGCATGTTCTTCTTCTTCGAGCGCACCATCGTCGGCAAGGCGCTGCGCGCCACCGCCATCAACCGCGTGGGCGCGCGCCTGATGGGCATCCCGACCTCGCTGTCGGGTGACCTCAGCTTTGCGCTGGCGGCGCTGATCGGCGCGGTGTCGGGCCTGCTGATCGCGCCGGTCACCACCATCTATTACGACACCGGCTTCCTGATCGGCCTGAAGGGCTTCGTCGCCGCCATCGTGGGCGGGCTGGGCAGTTATCCGCTGGCGCTGGCGGGTGCGCTGCTGGTGGGCCTGCTCGAATCCTTCTCGTCCTTCTGGGCCAGTGCGTTCAAGGAAGTCATCGTGTTCACGCTGATTATTCCGGTGTTGTGGTGGCGCTCGCTCAACACCCACCACGTGGAGGACGAGGAATGA